The DNA region TTGGGGTTTCGACGACCCGGCCAAAGCAACCGGCACCGAAGAAGAAATCATGGCACAGTTCCGAACTGTTCGGGACGCTATTAAGGCCAGAATCGAATCGTTCGTTCGGGACGGCCGGTAAAGAGGTTCTGCCCGCGGGATTCCTCATCAGGAGGCCTGCTGTACGGAGGAGTCCAAAGAGATTCCGGTACTCCTCCGACTGCGGCAGGCGAATGTGGCAGACTGCATACATCTTTAGGAAGAACTAAGATTTCATAAAAACTTTACGGTCATTTAATTCTTGGATGTCGCGATGATTGTTGTCGTAGTATTTATAAAATTCATTCAGTTGCTCCTGGGAAAGTTCAACAGGTTCCGTTAGAATATACCACTCCACATTTTCGGTTAACGGGGGTGTCGTCAAGGACCCCAAATAATGATAATAGCTCAAATGAGCAGGAAGCAGTTGACCGATCTCCAGTTTGTCGATCGTGATTCCCTTTTCCCCTTCTGCATTCGCTTTTGCCGCGTCCAAAATTTGCCCGAAGGCTTTATTTTCTTCTCCTGCAGCAAACATAACCCCGATCACGGCGATCCGGCCGTCTTGAGCTTGGTGCACAAAGTGCCCTTCAAGCGGAAAGTGCTTGCCATCGATCGTATGCTCGCTTTCGGCATGAAAATGAACTTGGGACAGCGTAAACGTCCGATCATTTATTTCTGCGGTACCGCGTAACCCCACCTGTATGCTATGCCCGTTATCCTCAATGGAAGTGCCCACCTGATCATAGCTTAATGCCAAATCAGTTCCCTCATAATCAATAAGCTTGGATGTAACAATGTCTATTGGAGATTGCATTTTCCCCGCTACAAATTCCCACTCCTCCTGATGGTCATACGTGAAGTGGCTTGCTTCCTTAACCGTTGGATTTTCTTTCTGAGAATCCGTAGTTAAGTTGGTTGCCGCGTGACTCGCAGAACAACCCGCCAACAATATAAAAGCCGTAAATCCGAATACAATGAAATTTTTCTTCATACTATACCCTCTTAACATTTATTTTTTGATCATTATACTCCTTACCCATTTTGATGTAATGCATCTTACCAACCATATTCAAACGGATACTATAGTTCTACTGGTACAACAAATTATTCAAAACTTCGACATATATGTAAATATTATTACCTAATATATATTATAATCTCATTGACAATTATGGGGTCATAATATAGTATGTAGTAAATAAATCCAATATATGGATTATTTATCGTTTGGGGATCAATTTCCATAAGAATGGACAGGCTTCTTTGGAATTGATTCATAAAAAGTTCATTGAAGGGAGGGATCTGCAGGCTCCGATTACCCGCGTCTCAAGTCAGTGAAAGCGTTGTCAAAATTGAGCTTGGAAAGCTCGCGGAAAATTCTATTAAAAAATGCAAGGAGGAGTAGAATCATGACAGCCCGGACTTTTGTGTATCGTCATAAGTCATTGATGAAATGGTTTGTTGCTTCGGCGGGTACCCTGTTTCTGATGCTGGCGGGTTCGTTTGTGTTTGCGGACAGCGCTTCCGCGCACGGATATTTGACGGACAGCCGCGCCCATCTATGTTCCATTGGCCAAAACTCCGATTGCGGGCCGGTGAAATGGGAGCCTTTCAGTGTTGAGGGCCGGGGAGATTTCCCTGAATTCGGTGTCCCTGACGGCCAGATCGCCAGCGGCGGGAAGTTTTTTGAACTCGACGAGCAAACGGCCGATCGCTGGACCAAGGTAGA from Paenibacillus macerans includes:
- a CDS encoding carbonic anhydrase — protein: MKKNFIVFGFTAFILLAGCSASHAATNLTTDSQKENPTVKEASHFTYDHQEEWEFVAGKMQSPIDIVTSKLIDYEGTDLALSYDQVGTSIEDNGHSIQVGLRGTAEINDRTFTLSQVHFHAESEHTIDGKHFPLEGHFVHQAQDGRIAVIGVMFAAGEENKAFGQILDAAKANAEGEKGITIDKLEIGQLLPAHLSYYHYLGSLTTPPLTENVEWYILTEPVELSQEQLNEFYKYYDNNHRDIQELNDRKVFMKS